Part of the Crossiella cryophila genome, TGAGCACCACCATGTGGTCCACGTTGCCCAGTGCGCTGGCGCCCGCGGACACGATCTCCGGCCACTTCTCCGCCAGCTGCTGCGCGATGACGGCCTCCTGGTTCTCCGCCAGCGCGTTCGCCCGTGCCTTGATCGACTCGGCCTCGGCAAGACCCTTGGCCCTGGCGGCCTCCGCCTCGGCCAGACCACGGGCCTTGGCCGAGGCGGCCTCGGCCTCACCGGTGGCGCGGGTGGCGGCCGCACTGGCCTCACCGCGGGCCTTGGTGGCCTCGGCGTCGGCGATCGCGGCGGTCTTCACCCTGGTCGCGTCCGCGGTGGCACGCAGCTCGGTCTCCTTGGCCTCGGCCTGCGCGCGGGCGATCTGCGCGTCCCGCTCGGCGTCGGCGTGCGTGCGGGTCTCATACGCCTTGGCGTCGGCGGGCTTGCGCACCTGGGACTGCAGCCGCTGCTCGGCCAGGTCCGCCTCCAGCTGGGCGGCCCTGGTCTCCTGCACCACGACCTCCTGCCGCGCACTGGCCTGGGCCAGCGGGCCGGACTGCTGCGCCTTGGCCGCGGCCTGGTCGATCTCGGCCTGGTAGGAGGCCTGCTTGATCTTGCTGTCACGCAGCGCGGCCGCCTTGAGCGCGGCGGCGATCTGCTCGGCCTCGGCGGCCTCCTGGTCCCGCTGGGCCTCGGCGATCCGGGCCGAGGCGGCCACCGCCGCGGCGTAGGGCTTGCCCAGGTTGAGGATGTAGCCGGACTCGTCCTCGATCTCCTGGATCTGCAGCGAGTCCACCACCAGGCCGAGCTTGCTCATCTCGATCGCCGAGGACTGCCGCACCTCACCGGTGAGCGCGTCCCGGTTGTGGATCATCTCCTCGATGGTCAGCCCACCGACGATCGAGCGCAGGTGACCGGAGAACAGCTCGTGGATGGTCAGGTTCATGGTGTTCTGCTGGTCGAGGAACCGGCGGGCGGCATTGGCGATGGAGACGAAGTCGTCGCCCACCTTGTAGATCACCACCGCGCGCACGGTCACCGGCAGGCCCTGCTTGGTCACGCAGTGGATCTGCAGGTTGGCCGCGTGCGTGTCCAGCGACAGCCTGCGGGCCACCTGGAATCCGGGCAGCACCAGGGTGCCCTTGCCGGTCACGATCTTGAAGCCGAGGCTGTCCGCGGTGTCGGCGGTGTTCCCCTTCGCGCCGAAGCCGGAAATGATCATGGCCTCGTTCGGCTCCGCCACCCGCCACAGCAGTCGCAGCAGCAGGAAGAGCAGGAGCAGTCCGACGATGCCCCCGATAATCGCGACCAGAACCGTCTGATTCATCGTCATACCCGCTACGACACCGGTGGGGGGCAAAAGGTTCCCTCAGAACGAGGGCAGTTCCCACGGCTCCACGTAGAGCATCCGCGGCGGCTCGAAATCGACCACCAGCACCCGGGTGTCCACCTCGATGGTGGCGCCCCGATCAGCCGGTTTGGCGTAGTAGGCCTCGGATCCACCGCGGATCTCCAGCATCACCTCGCCGATCAGCCCAGGGCCGATACGGCCGGTGACCCGGCCGGTCCTGCCGATCATGCGAGACCCCCCTACGGGAACGCGTTGACGGTGATCTTGGATCCCGGGCGGACCCTGGACCCCGGCGGTGGCAGCTGGCCGAACACCCTGGCGTCCTCGCCGCCGCCGAAGGCGTGCTGCACCTCGAAGCCCAGTCCGCGTTCCCCCGCCCACTGCCGGACCTCGCCGACGGTCTTGCCGATCAGCCCCGGCACGGTGATCGCGTTGGAGATGACCACGCCGACCCGGCTGCCCTTGGCCACCCTGGCGCCCACCGCGGGATCGGCGCTGATCACCCGGCCGGCCTCGACATCGGCGGAGAAGTCCTGGCTCTTCTCGAACGGCTCCAGGCCCACCCTGCGCAGTTCGGCGAAGGCGGCGTCCCTGGTCATGCCGACCAGGTTGGGCACGTTCACCGGCGCCGCGCCCTTGGACAGCGCGATGGACACCGCCGCGCCCATCTGCACCGCGCTGCCGGGGGCCGGGTCGACCTTGAGCACCTTGCCCTCGGGCACCTCGGAGCTGAAGCCGTCCAGCCCTGGATCGCGGCGCGGGGCGAGCTGGGCGTCCCTGATGAGCACCTCGGCCTCGGTCTGGCTGATGCCCGGCTTGATATCAGGCACGACCGGACGGCCGCGGGAGACCACCACCGAGACGTTCTCATCGCGCAGCACATCGGTCTTGCCTGCCGGATCGGTGCGGATCACGGTGCCGGCCACCACGTCGTTGTGGTGCTCGACCTTGACCACCGGCACCAGATCGGCCGCCTTGAGCGAGCTGATCGCGGATTCCTGGGTCTGCCCGGCCACATCGGGCACCTGGGTCCAGCGGCCCGAACCGAGCCACCAGGCCACCACGCCGATGGCCACCGCCAGCACCGCGACCACCGAGATCCACAGCGTGAAGCTGCGGCGGCTGCGCGCCCGCTCCCTGGCCCGCTGCTCGGCCAGGTTCGGCGCGGGCCGCGGCGAGGTGGGCGGACCGGCGGTGGGAGCCGGGGCGAACTGGGGGAGTTCGGCCCGGGACATCGCCCTGGTGCCCTGCGGGCCGATCGGCGCGGGCGCGGGCGCGGCGGCCCTCGGCACGGCGCGCACGGTCGCCTCCGGATCGTCCACCACCGGCTTCATCTGCTGGGTGACGGCCTCGTCGACCTCCTCCACCGGCACCGGGACCGGCACGGTGGCCAGGCCGAGCTGCTCCCGCAGCTGCTGCACGGCCAGCAGGAAGGCGGCCGCGTCCAGTGGGCGCTGGGCCGGGTCGCGGCGGGTGGCGCGCAGCACCAGCTCGTCCAGCGCGGGCGGCAGGCCCGGCTTGGCCAGTCCCGGCGCGGGGACATCGCTGTTGACGTGCCGGTAGGCCACCGAGATCGCGGTGTCGCCGGTGTAGGGCTGGGCGCCGGTGAGCATCTCGTAGAGCACGATCCCGGCCGCGTAGACATCGCTGCGGGCATCGGCCGCGCCGGTGGCCACCTGCTCGGGGGAGAGGTAGGCGACCGTGCCCAGGATCATGCTGTCGCTGGTGGTGCCCGCCCCGGCGATCGCCCGCACCAGGCCGAAGTCGGCGACCTTGACCGCGCCGCCCTTGCCGATGAGCACGTTCTCCGGCTTGATGTCGCGGTGCACCAGCCCGGAGCGGTGCGCCGCGGCCAGCGCGGAGAGCACCGGCTCGATGACGCTGAGCGCCAGCGGCACCGGCAGCGAGCCCTCCTTGCGCAGCAGATCGCGCAGCGTGCCGCCCTGGACCAGCTCCATCACCAGGAAGGCCAGTTCGCCCTCTGGCGTGGGATCCACGCCCTGGTCGTACACGCCGACCACGCACGGGTGATGCAACCGGGCGGCGCTGCGGGCCTCGCGTTCCAGCCGTTCCAGGAAGCTCCGGTCGCCGGAGAGCCGCTGGTCCATGACCTTGATGGCCACCGGACGGTCCAGTCTGGTGTCGAGCCCGCGGTACACGGTGGACATGCCACCGTGCGCGATCAATCCCTCGACCCGGTATCGGCGCTCCAACACCGTGCCGGTCAGTACTGAACCCCGCGTCTGCACAACCCGATCGTACGGAGCGACCTCGATCCGTGGTTCAGCGCACACCCACTCGGAATATGGCAGGCTGATGAGCTGTGAGTACGATCCCTGCCGCCGATGACGTGCTGAAGCGCGAGGTGGAGGTCCTGCCGCTGCCCACGGTCGCGGAGAACCTCGGCCTGCCGATCACCCGGGTGCACCAGATGCTGCGTG contains:
- a CDS encoding flotillin family protein, which translates into the protein MNQTVLVAIIGGIVGLLLLFLLLRLLWRVAEPNEAMIISGFGAKGNTADTADSLGFKIVTGKGTLVLPGFQVARRLSLDTHAANLQIHCVTKQGLPVTVRAVVIYKVGDDFVSIANAARRFLDQQNTMNLTIHELFSGHLRSIVGGLTIEEMIHNRDALTGEVRQSSAIEMSKLGLVVDSLQIQEIEDESGYILNLGKPYAAAVAASARIAEAQRDQEAAEAEQIAAALKAAALRDSKIKQASYQAEIDQAAAKAQQSGPLAQASARQEVVVQETRAAQLEADLAEQRLQSQVRKPADAKAYETRTHADAERDAQIARAQAEAKETELRATADATRVKTAAIADAEATKARGEASAAATRATGEAEAASAKARGLAEAEAARAKGLAEAESIKARANALAENQEAVIAQQLAEKWPEIVSAGASALGNVDHMVVLNGADGLSDLLAKAMTLGGTGLGLARTLMQSMGTTPAAGNTPDGNTVKNEGGLDLSSFQGPAKS
- the pknB gene encoding Stk1 family PASTA domain-containing Ser/Thr kinase codes for the protein MQTRGSVLTGTVLERRYRVEGLIAHGGMSTVYRGLDTRLDRPVAIKVMDQRLSGDRSFLERLEREARSAARLHHPCVVGVYDQGVDPTPEGELAFLVMELVQGGTLRDLLRKEGSLPVPLALSVIEPVLSALAAAHRSGLVHRDIKPENVLIGKGGAVKVADFGLVRAIAGAGTTSDSMILGTVAYLSPEQVATGAADARSDVYAAGIVLYEMLTGAQPYTGDTAISVAYRHVNSDVPAPGLAKPGLPPALDELVLRATRRDPAQRPLDAAAFLLAVQQLREQLGLATVPVPVPVEEVDEAVTQQMKPVVDDPEATVRAVPRAAAPAPAPIGPQGTRAMSRAELPQFAPAPTAGPPTSPRPAPNLAEQRARERARSRRSFTLWISVVAVLAVAIGVVAWWLGSGRWTQVPDVAGQTQESAISSLKAADLVPVVKVEHHNDVVAGTVIRTDPAGKTDVLRDENVSVVVSRGRPVVPDIKPGISQTEAEVLIRDAQLAPRRDPGLDGFSSEVPEGKVLKVDPAPGSAVQMGAAVSIALSKGAAPVNVPNLVGMTRDAAFAELRRVGLEPFEKSQDFSADVEAGRVISADPAVGARVAKGSRVGVVISNAITVPGLIGKTVGEVRQWAGERGLGFEVQHAFGGGEDARVFGQLPPPGSRVRPGSKITVNAFP